From Phycisphaerae bacterium, a single genomic window includes:
- the flgL gene encoding flagellar hook-associated protein FlgL, whose amino-acid sequence MAISAINITRTSFNLQTLSLLDSLRQNTLKIFLEQNRLATGNRITAPSDDPVGAGSAVRMTEILDRQEQILANIKYADGFLSATDNAVSEISRLLTDAHSIALEMVNSFSSQEQRDSMAEVVKSIIQELVMVGNRTFGDVYLFGGRKTDSVPFSEENGGVVYRGDTKSLTAHVDRFLDAPFNISGDELFGSLSGKVTGWVDLDPSLTGDTRLVDMGGTTGRGIDTSGLLRISLDVPAVSFTVDLSNADTAQNVIDMINDAAARAGLNVGPGLDFNASYNPSLNGFQIDVGAGNVSVQDVGGGVTGRDLGLVGTAAGSLVGADLQPRLVPMTTVASLFGGAGAALGSIIITNDNLTATVDLSSAVTIQDILNAVGSAGVKVKAQINEAGTGLDVINLVSGLEMRIGEAGDGSGTAEVLGIRSMYADTPLSRLNNGRGVEFRADHDDLLINTKDGNSFTVDLDGCLTVQDVLDRINAAAGGAVTASLALTGNGIRLVDNTGGGGTFSVCRADLSPAIDGLGLEKSTTGNEIVGDDVNGIEPDSVFSALIELYRALVSGGPDAEQRITSAGSRIREFIDHATRVQGRVGARSQAMRTRLELTEDAVVATQALLSEVKDLDYTEAVTRFQQAQTILQANLMTGARLMQLSLMDYL is encoded by the coding sequence ATGGCGATATCGGCGATCAACATCACGAGAACGAGCTTCAACCTGCAGACGCTTTCGCTGCTGGACTCTCTGCGCCAGAACACGCTGAAGATCTTTCTTGAGCAGAATCGACTGGCAACCGGTAACAGGATTACCGCCCCAAGCGATGACCCTGTCGGTGCGGGATCTGCGGTCCGGATGACCGAGATTCTCGATCGCCAGGAACAGATCCTCGCCAACATCAAGTACGCCGATGGCTTCCTTTCGGCCACCGACAACGCCGTCAGCGAGATCAGTCGGTTGCTTACCGACGCCCATTCCATCGCACTGGAAATGGTCAATAGCTTCAGCAGCCAGGAACAGCGCGACTCGATGGCCGAGGTGGTCAAGAGCATCATCCAGGAATTGGTGATGGTCGGCAACCGTACCTTTGGCGATGTGTACCTCTTCGGTGGGCGGAAGACCGATTCCGTGCCCTTCAGCGAGGAAAACGGAGGCGTCGTCTACCGCGGCGACACCAAGTCTCTGACCGCGCATGTCGATCGCTTCCTGGATGCCCCGTTCAACATTTCCGGCGACGAACTGTTCGGCTCGCTCAGCGGCAAGGTAACCGGTTGGGTGGACCTTGATCCGTCCCTGACCGGCGACACCCGACTGGTCGACATGGGCGGCACGACGGGCAGGGGAATCGACACCAGCGGGCTGCTGCGCATCTCGCTGGACGTCCCGGCGGTCAGCTTCACCGTGGATCTGAGTAACGCCGACACCGCCCAGAATGTAATCGATATGATTAACGACGCCGCAGCACGGGCTGGGTTGAATGTAGGTCCGGGCTTGGACTTCAATGCTTCGTACAACCCGAGCCTCAACGGCTTCCAGATCGACGTCGGCGCGGGAAACGTGAGTGTGCAGGATGTCGGCGGCGGCGTAACGGGCCGTGACCTGGGCCTTGTCGGTACCGCGGCCGGAAGCCTCGTCGGGGCCGACCTCCAACCCAGACTCGTTCCCATGACTACCGTCGCGTCGCTGTTCGGCGGAGCAGGGGCTGCTTTGGGATCAATCATCATCACGAATGATAATCTCACTGCAACCGTCGACCTGAGCTCGGCTGTCACCATTCAGGACATCCTCAACGCCGTCGGCAGCGCCGGCGTCAAAGTCAAGGCTCAGATTAATGAGGCTGGCACGGGTCTTGACGTCATCAATCTGGTCTCCGGGTTGGAGATGCGCATCGGCGAGGCCGGCGACGGCTCGGGCACCGCCGAGGTCCTCGGCATTCGCTCGATGTACGCCGACACGCCGTTGAGCCGGTTGAACAACGGTCGGGGCGTGGAGTTCCGAGCGGATCACGACGACCTGCTGATTAATACCAAGGATGGAAACAGCTTCACCGTGGATCTCGACGGCTGTCTCACCGTTCAGGACGTCCTTGACCGAATCAACGCCGCGGCGGGCGGGGCGGTCACGGCTTCGCTTGCCCTGACCGGAAACGGAATCCGGCTGGTGGATAACACCGGCGGCGGGGGGACGTTCAGCGTCTGCCGTGCCGATCTGTCCCCGGCCATTGACGGACTGGGCCTGGAGAAGAGCACGACGGGGAACGAAATCGTCGGCGATGACGTGAACGGGATCGAGCCCGACAGCGTGTTCAGCGCCTTGATCGAGCTGTACCGGGCCCTCGTGTCGGGCGGGCCCGATGCCGAGCAGCGAATCACAAGCGCCGGTTCCCGGATTCGCGAATTCATCGATCACGCCACTCGCGTCCAGGGACGCGTGGGCGCCCGGTCGCAGGCAATGCGCACCCGGCTGGAACTCACCGAGGATGCCGTCGTCGCAACCCAAGCCCTGCTGAGCGAAGTGAAGGACCTTGATTACACCGAGGCGGTTACGCGCTTTCAGCAGGCTCAGACGATCCTGCAGGCCAACCTGATGACCGGTGCGAGGCTGATGCAGTTGTCGCTCATGGATTATCTCTGA
- a CDS encoding flagellar assembly protein FliW → MMIQTSRFGPLEVDETRLIRFEKGILGFPDQHEYALIQTAEDSGFYWLQAVDRAELAFVVCDPRLFVPDYVVPVKLEELTQIGLTDPSGAQVFTIVNKVDSILTGNLQGPLVVNVETRQAKQLVLSDRRYSTRHPLMNLSRKPEAVSKTA, encoded by the coding sequence ATGATGATCCAAACGTCGCGCTTTGGACCGCTGGAGGTGGATGAGACAAGGCTGATCCGTTTCGAGAAAGGAATCCTGGGCTTCCCGGATCAGCATGAGTACGCCCTGATTCAGACGGCCGAGGACAGCGGATTCTACTGGCTTCAGGCCGTCGACCGGGCGGAGCTGGCGTTCGTCGTCTGTGATCCGCGTCTGTTCGTTCCGGATTACGTGGTTCCGGTGAAACTGGAGGAGCTCACCCAGATCGGGTTGACCGATCCGTCTGGGGCACAGGTGTTTACCATCGTCAACAAGGTGGACAGCATCCTCACTGGAAACCTCCAGGGACCGCTGGTGGTCAACGTCGAGACGCGGCAGGCCAAGCAGTTGGTCTTGTCCGACCGCAGATACTCGACCCGCCATCCGCTGATGAACCTCAGCCGGAAGCCCGAGGCCGTGAGCAAGACGGCCTGA